From a region of the Teredinibacter turnerae genome:
- a CDS encoding DUF4124 domain-containing protein has product MECRTPFFCFIAVACLSYAVLAHGEIYQWTDSNGKVHFSDQRPRADQLSDVVPESQAHRWRGFKIAITDKSLSLTAAEVRKIETGVNHVYWLYDRVLFFDMYKTVPVNITILADEADYYAYLQEKLGPDVPPSRGMYLRADNQIVAYIQKDRARSFRTINHEVSHALLATLAPHTAAWLNEGLAEQAELLQEKLGDMRILGDRGQFRTTVNGYADESLPPLREFLAMHSGEWSRTNRHGNYGLQSYTGTFCYFLFSSVQGRALLTRLIHRYERGTQGTAVALVDELYTGGVDMLEVQWQAFLRGAPPRYITLQ; this is encoded by the coding sequence ATGGAATGCCGAACCCCATTTTTCTGTTTCATTGCTGTCGCATGCCTGAGCTACGCGGTTTTAGCGCACGGCGAAATTTATCAGTGGACAGACAGCAACGGCAAAGTCCATTTTAGCGATCAGCGCCCGCGCGCCGACCAGTTAAGCGACGTGGTGCCCGAGAGCCAGGCGCACCGCTGGCGCGGCTTTAAAATTGCGATTACCGACAAAAGCCTAAGCCTCACCGCGGCGGAAGTCCGCAAGATCGAAACCGGCGTCAACCATGTGTATTGGCTGTACGACCGGGTATTGTTTTTCGATATGTATAAAACCGTTCCGGTGAATATCACCATACTGGCGGACGAGGCCGACTACTACGCGTACTTGCAAGAGAAACTTGGGCCAGATGTACCGCCTTCGCGGGGAATGTACCTGCGCGCCGACAATCAGATCGTTGCCTATATCCAAAAAGATCGAGCGCGTAGCTTCCGCACCATTAATCACGAAGTGAGTCATGCGCTTTTGGCGACTCTGGCGCCTCACACCGCAGCCTGGTTGAACGAGGGCTTGGCGGAGCAGGCGGAGTTGTTGCAGGAAAAGTTGGGGGATATGCGAATTCTCGGCGATCGTGGCCAGTTTCGAACCACGGTAAATGGCTATGCCGATGAATCGTTACCGCCCTTGCGCGAATTTCTAGCCATGCACAGTGGTGAGTGGTCGCGCACCAACCGTCACGGCAACTATGGCTTGCAATCCTACACGGGCACCTTCTGCTATTTTCTGTTCAGCAGTGTGCAAGGGCGTGCCTTACTGACCCGTTTAATCCACCGCTACGAGCGCGGTACACAGGGAACCGCCGTGGCGCTGGTGGACGAGCTCTATACTGGCGGTGTGGATATGCTCGAAGTTCAGTGGCAGGCGTTTTTGCGCGGGGCACCGCCGCGTTATATCACGCTGCAATAG
- a CDS encoding tautomerase family protein — MIVIYGIGSQLKPKTSVLSNTIHRCMQQVLGLPEDKRAHRFVHLAEDDFYYPGGRSAAYTIIEINMMAGRTVDTQKTLIKTLFREIEQHVGLAPIDVEIVIKEQAPHQWGFRGMTGDEARDLNYKVNV; from the coding sequence ATGATCGTAATTTATGGTATTGGCAGCCAATTGAAGCCAAAAACGTCTGTACTCTCCAACACGATTCACCGCTGTATGCAGCAGGTTTTAGGTTTGCCGGAAGATAAACGCGCACACCGGTTCGTGCACCTGGCGGAAGACGATTTTTACTATCCTGGCGGGCGCAGCGCTGCCTATACCATTATCGAAATCAATATGATGGCCGGCCGCACAGTAGACACCCAGAAAACACTGATTAAAACGTTGTTTCGCGAGATCGAGCAACACGTGGGTCTGGCACCGATAGATGTGGAAATCGTGATCAAGGAGCAGGCGCCGCACCAGTGGGGTTTTCGCGGCATGACCGGCGACGAGGCCCGCGACCTTAATTACAAGGTTAATGTCTGA
- a CDS encoding GGDEF domain-containing protein — MIFHHALECDANPVFRWDKNLETGIDIIDEQHQRLVALTNRLAHCLMVGSPAEADHIYADLADYAGYHFATEEAIWEKYLAGDAWFSAHQREHANFIPSLTKLCGRDENLDADQAIERTFRFLVRWLLCHILEDDKKLADAVLAIQSGLDPKAAKALAKSRANNLLTVFVDTLLNMHSQLASRTLALLRERAQRNDIQNKLEATNRELVNLAITDQLTGLFNRRHFDTVLQREINRARRQRNFLTLIYLDIDDFKKLNDTYGHAQGDLALQAVAKVITESSRRSADFAFRVGGEEFAVLLANTQLADAEIYAERLRLAVLAREIPNEHARAAPLVTLSLGVFTHMPSAGDTQDLFLGQADARLYAAKTQGRNRWISRLP, encoded by the coding sequence GTGATATTTCACCACGCCCTTGAATGTGATGCCAACCCGGTATTCCGATGGGACAAAAACCTGGAAACCGGGATTGATATTATCGACGAACAGCACCAGCGTTTGGTGGCGCTAACCAATCGCCTGGCCCATTGCCTCATGGTAGGGTCGCCAGCAGAAGCCGACCATATTTACGCTGATCTAGCCGACTACGCAGGCTATCACTTCGCCACCGAAGAGGCTATCTGGGAAAAATATCTTGCTGGCGACGCCTGGTTTAGCGCGCACCAGCGGGAGCACGCGAATTTTATTCCGAGCCTGACCAAGTTGTGTGGGAGAGACGAAAACCTCGACGCAGACCAGGCAATCGAGCGCACCTTTCGCTTCCTAGTACGCTGGTTGCTCTGCCATATATTGGAGGACGATAAAAAACTTGCCGACGCAGTATTGGCGATCCAGAGCGGACTGGACCCTAAAGCGGCTAAGGCGCTGGCGAAAAGCCGGGCGAACAACCTGCTCACGGTGTTTGTCGACACGCTTCTGAATATGCACAGCCAGTTGGCAAGCCGCACACTTGCCTTGCTGCGCGAGCGCGCGCAGCGCAATGACATTCAAAACAAACTCGAAGCCACTAATCGCGAGTTGGTGAACCTGGCCATTACCGACCAACTCACCGGCCTGTTCAATCGGCGTCATTTCGATACCGTACTGCAGCGGGAAATCAATCGCGCGCGGCGTCAGCGCAACTTCCTCACCCTGATTTATCTCGATATTGATGATTTCAAAAAGCTAAACGACACCTACGGCCACGCGCAAGGCGATTTGGCACTGCAAGCCGTGGCAAAAGTCATAACGGAAAGCAGCCGCCGCAGCGCGGATTTTGCTTTTCGGGTTGGCGGCGAGGAGTTTGCCGTTCTGCTGGCCAACACTCAGCTAGCCGATGCAGAAATCTACGCAGAACGCCTGCGCCTCGCCGTCCTGGCTCGCGAAATCCCCAACGAACATGCGCGCGCAGCACCTCTGGTTACCTTGTCGCTTGGGGTATTCACCCACATGCCTTCCGCCGGCGATACCCAGGATTTGTTTTTGGGCCAAGCGGATGCGCGCTTGTACGCGGCCAAAACCCAGGGCCGCAATCGGTGGATCAGTCGGTTGCCATAA
- a CDS encoding (2Fe-2S)-binding protein — protein MIKLTVNGKSLELDADPNMPLLYALRDIAGMTGTKFGCGVGQCGACTVHINGSPTRSCLTPVSAVQGTKITTIEGLADGDTLHPLQQAWLDNSVPQCGYCQSGQLMSAAALLAGNPSPSDADIDTAMQGNICRCGTYPRIKKAIKQAGVQIQEVKHG, from the coding sequence TTGATTAAACTTACTGTAAACGGCAAGTCATTGGAGTTGGATGCCGACCCCAATATGCCTCTGCTCTACGCGCTGCGCGATATCGCCGGAATGACCGGCACCAAATTCGGTTGCGGTGTCGGCCAGTGCGGCGCCTGTACGGTGCACATCAACGGCAGTCCGACCCGCTCTTGTTTAACCCCTGTCTCGGCAGTTCAAGGTACCAAAATCACGACGATTGAAGGCTTGGCTGACGGAGATACGCTGCATCCCTTGCAGCAGGCGTGGCTGGACAATTCGGTGCCCCAGTGCGGCTATTGCCAGAGCGGGCAACTGATGAGTGCGGCGGCGCTGCTGGCCGGCAACCCTTCTCCCTCTGATGCCGATATCGACACTGCGATGCAAGGCAATATCTGCCGCTGTGGTACCTACCCCCGTATTAAAAAAGCGATCAAACAGGCGGGTGTGCAGATTCAGGAGGTGAAACATGGTTAA
- a CDS encoding xanthine dehydrogenase family protein molybdopterin-binding subunit gives MVNVVQLDRRRLFKTTGLIGSALVLGVQPSLGSAAPATMASALTLFVSIASDGRVTIASHRAEMGQGISTSTPQMIADELEVDWDKVEVVLAPGNSGFGDQSTGGSASIREYFEDIRRAGAVVREMLKQAAAQQWGVAVSEVAAKDHAVVHKASGKTLGFGELAAKAAKLPVPDAESVKLKNPADFKYIGKDFGIRFQDQIVTGRAKYAQDIQREGMLVASIERPPVVLGKVKSFDASDAKKVPGVVDVVRLKDRGAPMNTRPVGGVAVLATNTWAAHEGRKKLKVTWDLGPNASHNTDSYTQELIDGVEKQGIAVRTAGDVYAHKYDAANTVEATYVVPYHHHMMMETPSATAWLEGDKCVVWTGSQTPQWGQALICQELGWDPKKDTGRVEFNQVLMGGAFGRKGKNDFAIEAVELTKATGKPVKVVWTREDDVKHGFYHSIAANYFKAEVTPKKSADFWVQRVLHPQIGWIFNPESDQPDTGNLSQNFADLPFQLDNLSCETNKVKTHLRIGWFRAVQNIHNAFARGCFVDELAEKAGISTAQMWYNLIGEDRTVDPGAEGFEGWSNYGQNPKPQYALKTARMKHVLREVLRLSGAEKTVADNEGWGIAYATSFNSYVAAATKVRVVGKKLTVLEMHTAIDTGTVITPDRVKSQMEGAMIMGLSLAISEITVRDGAIVQSNFHDYPVARMPQVPPLHAHIIASDEAPGGVGEPGLPPVLPSLVNAIYHASGRRIRHMPVTRELEV, from the coding sequence ATGGTTAATGTGGTGCAGTTGGATCGTCGGCGCCTGTTCAAAACAACCGGCTTGATCGGTAGCGCTCTGGTGTTGGGGGTGCAACCGTCACTGGGTTCTGCGGCGCCTGCAACCATGGCTAGCGCGCTTACCCTGTTTGTGAGTATTGCCTCCGATGGCAGGGTCACTATCGCCAGCCATCGCGCGGAAATGGGTCAGGGCATCAGTACCAGTACGCCGCAGATGATTGCCGATGAACTGGAGGTGGACTGGGACAAGGTCGAGGTGGTGCTGGCGCCGGGTAACAGCGGCTTTGGCGATCAGAGCACAGGCGGTTCCGCGTCGATTCGCGAGTACTTCGAGGATATTCGCCGCGCTGGTGCGGTGGTGCGCGAAATGCTCAAGCAGGCCGCCGCCCAGCAGTGGGGTGTGGCCGTTAGCGAGGTCGCAGCGAAAGACCACGCAGTGGTGCACAAAGCATCAGGTAAAACACTGGGTTTCGGTGAACTCGCGGCAAAAGCGGCGAAATTGCCGGTACCGGATGCCGAATCCGTTAAGCTGAAAAATCCGGCGGACTTCAAATATATCGGCAAAGATTTTGGCATCCGCTTTCAAGACCAGATCGTTACCGGCCGTGCCAAGTACGCGCAGGATATCCAGCGCGAAGGCATGCTGGTCGCCAGTATTGAGCGACCGCCCGTGGTGTTGGGCAAGGTGAAAAGTTTCGACGCCAGCGATGCGAAGAAGGTGCCTGGGGTGGTGGATGTGGTGCGCCTCAAAGATCGCGGTGCGCCGATGAACACTCGCCCGGTGGGTGGTGTAGCGGTACTGGCAACTAATACTTGGGCTGCTCATGAAGGCCGCAAAAAACTAAAGGTGACCTGGGATCTGGGCCCGAACGCGAGCCACAATACCGACAGCTACACACAAGAGCTGATTGATGGCGTTGAAAAGCAAGGCATTGCCGTGCGTACAGCTGGCGATGTTTACGCCCACAAGTACGACGCTGCTAACACCGTTGAAGCGACCTACGTTGTGCCTTATCACCACCATATGATGATGGAAACTCCATCCGCCACGGCCTGGCTTGAAGGCGATAAGTGTGTGGTGTGGACGGGCAGCCAGACCCCGCAGTGGGGGCAGGCGCTGATTTGTCAGGAACTGGGTTGGGACCCGAAAAAAGATACCGGCCGGGTGGAATTTAATCAGGTGCTAATGGGGGGCGCATTCGGTCGCAAAGGTAAAAACGATTTCGCAATTGAGGCCGTTGAGCTGACCAAGGCAACCGGCAAACCGGTGAAAGTGGTCTGGACGCGGGAAGATGATGTTAAGCATGGCTTCTACCACTCCATTGCAGCGAACTATTTTAAAGCAGAAGTGACGCCGAAAAAGAGCGCGGACTTCTGGGTCCAACGCGTGTTGCACCCGCAGATCGGCTGGATTTTTAATCCTGAATCTGACCAGCCGGACACGGGTAATCTGTCGCAGAACTTTGCCGATCTGCCCTTCCAGCTCGATAACCTTAGCTGCGAAACCAACAAGGTTAAAACCCATTTGCGCATTGGCTGGTTCCGCGCGGTGCAAAACATTCACAATGCCTTTGCCCGGGGGTGTTTTGTGGATGAGCTGGCGGAAAAGGCGGGTATTTCCACGGCGCAAATGTGGTACAACCTGATTGGCGAGGACCGCACTGTAGACCCTGGCGCTGAAGGTTTTGAGGGTTGGAGCAACTACGGGCAAAACCCTAAACCCCAGTACGCGCTGAAAACGGCGCGTATGAAGCATGTGCTTCGGGAAGTATTGCGCTTGTCCGGCGCCGAAAAAACGGTGGCGGACAACGAAGGCTGGGGTATAGCTTATGCCACCAGTTTCAATTCCTATGTTGCTGCAGCGACCAAAGTTCGGGTGGTCGGTAAAAAACTGACAGTGCTGGAAATGCACACGGCGATAGACACCGGAACCGTCATTACGCCAGACAGAGTGAAATCCCAGATGGAAGGCGCGATGATTATGGGCTTGAGTCTGGCGATCAGCGAGATCACCGTGCGCGACGGCGCGATTGTACAGAGCAATTTTCACGACTACCCGGTGGCACGTATGCCTCAGGTTCCGCCATTACATGCCCATATTATCGCCAGCGACGAAGCGCCAGGTGGCGTAGGTGAGCCGGGCCTGCCGCCGGTGTTGCCCAGCCTGGTGAATGCGATCTATCACGCGAGCGGACGGCGCATACGCCATATGCCGGTCACCCGCGAGCTGGAAGTGTAG
- a CDS encoding putative glycoside hydrolase, whose translation MIRTTTKALWIAALSLASTWFAPATQAADSQQLNPDFFYYFNGQGVGYRGFSVSDPDNWGGVQAKDFAAVSKGKKVEMKPTDYKAKNDAIQVTWARKKTKGVVSLYGSDTDLSKYKDLTALAFDVKVDQKPSKDVQLGMDCGYPCRAEVSIARQLREFKKGEWSLFWMPLNCFKSDTFDLSKIKAPFMLSTEGKMELSIANIRLERLPKGFPGCNEE comes from the coding sequence ATGATTCGCACTACAACAAAAGCCCTTTGGATTGCAGCACTGAGTTTGGCAAGTACCTGGTTTGCACCAGCAACCCAGGCGGCCGATAGCCAGCAGCTCAATCCGGATTTTTTCTATTATTTTAACGGTCAAGGCGTGGGTTATCGCGGCTTCTCAGTAAGCGACCCGGATAACTGGGGCGGCGTCCAGGCCAAGGATTTCGCGGCTGTGTCCAAGGGCAAAAAAGTCGAGATGAAGCCTACCGACTACAAAGCCAAAAACGACGCTATTCAGGTCACCTGGGCGCGTAAGAAAACCAAAGGCGTGGTATCTCTGTACGGGTCCGATACGGATCTCAGTAAGTACAAAGACCTGACCGCATTGGCGTTTGATGTAAAGGTTGACCAGAAGCCCAGCAAGGACGTGCAACTGGGCATGGACTGCGGCTACCCTTGCCGAGCGGAAGTTTCCATCGCCCGCCAGCTACGGGAGTTCAAAAAAGGGGAGTGGTCCCTGTTCTGGATGCCGCTGAACTGCTTCAAAAGCGATACCTTTGACCTGAGCAAAATCAAAGCGCCATTTATGCTGAGCACTGAAGGCAAAATGGAATTATCCATAGCCAACATTCGCCTGGAACGCTTACCTAAAGGGTTCCCTGGCTGCAATGAGGAATAG
- a CDS encoding glycoside hydrolase family 43 protein, with product MIKRTLLSVSLIGLVSCDRATEDVPPSTSDIKDSDYISAPLITDIYAGAPSARVFDGRLYVYPTHDGEEASGKPEHVDYHVFSMSAVGGDIRHDGPIMHVGDVPWARDRLGAPDAIERDGTFYLYFPAEDDRGVFRIGVATADDPAGPFQPRPEPIAGSYSVDPCIFEDDDGSYYLYLGGIGDGQLQRWLGDSYLAADNYPQPRSPTLMPRMAKLNPDMVSLEHPLTEIALQDDTGNLVNFGDTERRFGGGTWVHKYHNTYYLSWSTGDTNLIQYATSNNPYGPFRWQGKLVEAVTGNTTQHAITEFNGKWYLFYHDIGLSGQDHLRSPKMTELVHRADGSIATIDTFLGD from the coding sequence ATGATTAAAAGGACTCTTCTCAGCGTAAGCCTTATTGGTCTGGTCAGTTGCGACAGGGCAACCGAGGATGTTCCCCCCAGTACCTCCGATATCAAAGACAGCGATTACATCAGCGCACCACTGATCACCGACATCTACGCCGGTGCGCCTTCAGCACGGGTTTTTGACGGACGTCTGTATGTCTATCCCACTCACGATGGCGAAGAGGCTTCCGGCAAGCCCGAACATGTGGATTATCACGTTTTCTCCATGAGCGCAGTGGGAGGCGACATTCGCCACGACGGTCCGATTATGCATGTCGGTGATGTGCCCTGGGCCCGCGATCGCCTGGGCGCACCGGACGCCATTGAGCGCGACGGCACTTTCTACCTGTATTTTCCTGCCGAGGATGACCGCGGCGTATTCCGCATCGGCGTCGCCACCGCAGACGACCCGGCAGGCCCATTCCAACCCAGGCCCGAACCTATCGCAGGCAGCTACAGTGTTGATCCCTGCATTTTTGAAGATGACGACGGATCTTATTACCTGTATCTGGGCGGTATTGGCGACGGCCAATTACAGCGCTGGCTGGGCGACAGCTATCTCGCCGCCGATAACTATCCACAGCCGCGTTCACCAACGTTGATGCCGCGCATGGCCAAGCTCAATCCGGATATGGTTTCGTTAGAGCACCCGCTGACGGAGATCGCACTGCAAGACGATACCGGCAACCTGGTGAATTTTGGAGATACAGAGCGGCGTTTCGGCGGGGGCACCTGGGTGCACAAATACCACAACACCTATTACCTGAGCTGGTCCACCGGCGACACCAACCTGATCCAGTACGCCACCAGCAACAATCCGTACGGGCCTTTTCGCTGGCAGGGCAAGCTTGTAGAGGCGGTAACCGGCAATACCACCCAACACGCCATTACTGAATTTAACGGCAAATGGTACCTGTTTTACCACGACATCGGGCTGTCCGGACAGGACCACCTGCGCAGCCCCAAAATGACTGAACTTGTCCATCGGGCCGATGGCAGCATTGCTACCATCGACACCTTTTTGGGCGACTAG